A window of Acidobacteriota bacterium genomic DNA:
GCCCCATGGAAGCCCACACGTCGGTGTAGACGCAGTGCGCCCCGGCCACCGCTTCGGCGGGATCCTCGGTGATCTGGATTCGCGTGCCGGCCTCCGCCGCATCCGCCTCGGCCTTCTCCACATAGTCGGGATCCGGTGCGTAGCTGGGCGGCGTCGCCACGGCGATGTCCATCCCTACCTTGGGGGCGCCGAGCAGCAGCGAGTGGGCCATGTTGTTGCCGTCGCCGATGTAGGCGATCTTCTTGCCGGCCAGATCGCCGAACACCTCCCGCAGGGTGAAGTAGTCGGTCAGCCCTTGACAGGGGTGCAGGTCGTCCGTCAGGCCGTTGATCACCGGCACCGAGCCGTGATCCGCCAGGCCGGTGACGTCGGCGTGGGCGAAGGTGCGAGCCATGATGCCGTCCAGATAGCGCGACAGCACCTCGGCGGTGTCCGAAATCGGCTCGCCGCGGCCGAGTTGGATGTCGCGGCTCGAAAGAAACAGGGCGTGGCCGCCGAGCTGGAACGTCCCCACCTCGAAACTGACCCGGGTGCGGGTGGAGGACTTCTGGAAAATCATGCCGAGGGTCCGACCGGCGAGGGCCGAGCGGAAGTCCGCCGGGTCCGCCTTCACCGCCGCTGCCTGGTCGAAGATGCGCTGGACCTGCTCGGAGCTGAGGTCGTGGATCGAAATGAGATGACGAAAAGCCAAGGCGCTGGTCCTCCTGGGAACGGGTTGAGCTAAAGGTCTTTGGGTTGTCGTTCAGGGCACCAAACGGGTGCCGCCCTTGCCCGCCATCGCCGCCGGCAGGGTTTCGATGTCGGTGATCAGCACCTCGTTGCCGGTGCTCTCGACGAACTCCAGAGCCGATTCGATCTTCGGCCCCATGCTGCCCACCGGGAACTCCCCCTCGCGCAGCAGTTGCAGGGCCTCGGCGGCGGTGAGGCGCGGCAGGGCCTGCTCCTCCAGGCCGCCGAAGTTCTTGCGCACCTCGGGAATGCCGGTGAGGTTGATCAACAGATCGGCCTTCAGGTGCCGCGCCAAGAGCGCCGCGGTACGGTCCTTGTCGATCACCGCCTCCACGCCGACCAGCTCGCCGGAGGGATCGCGGACCACCGGGATGCCACCGCCGCCGCCGGCGACCACCACATCGCCGCGATCGAGCAGGGTGCAGAGCGTCGGCACCCCCAGCACCTCCACCGGCCGCGGGCTCGGCACCACCTTGCGCCAGCCGCGGCCGGCGTCCTCTACCATGTTCCAGCCGTGGTCGCGCTGTAGGGTCTGGGCTCGGTAGCGGGAGAAAAACGGGCCGATGGGCTTGGTGGGCGCGGCGAAAGCCCTGTCTTCGCGATCCACCACCACCATCGTCAACAGGGTGGAAACCTCCACCGCCTCGGCGCCGCCGGGAGCGGCCGCGTCCGCCGCCAGGCGATTGCGCAAGGCCTTCTCCAGCAGATACCCCATGCTGCCCTCGGTCTGGGCCACGGCGACGTCGAGACTGCCCGGCGG
This region includes:
- the argF gene encoding ornithine carbamoyltransferase, with product MAFRHLISIHDLSSEQVQRIFDQAAAVKADPADFRSALAGRTLGMIFQKSSTRTRVSFEVGTFQLGGHALFLSSRDIQLGRGEPISDTAEVLSRYLDGIMARTFAHADVTGLADHGSVPVINGLTDDLHPCQGLTDYFTLREVFGDLAGKKIAYIGDGNNMAHSLLLGAPKVGMDIAVATPPSYAPDPDYVEKAEADAAEAGTRIQITEDPAEAVAGAHCVYTDVWASMGQEEEQTERLRAFEGFEVDAALMAQADPKAVFLHCLPAHRGEEVSAEVADGPQSRIFDQAENRLHVQKSVMLALMGGPDYAID
- a CDS encoding carbamate kinase, with protein sequence MSAGVSEKEPDSPGEGARKPLALVAFGGNALLRSSDLGVMAEQQRRADAAAGWLVELVHRRYQVVVVHGNGPQVGQVLIQMEEAANKIPPGSLDVAVAQTEGSMGYLLEKALRNRLAADAAAPGGAEAVEVSTLLTMVVVDREDRAFAAPTKPIGPFFSRYRAQTLQRDHGWNMVEDAGRGWRKVVPSPRPVEVLGVPTLCTLLDRGDVVVAGGGGGIPVVRDPSGELVGVEAVIDKDRTAALLARHLKADLLINLTGIPEVRKNFGGLEEQALPRLTAAEALQLLREGEFPVGSMGPKIESALEFVESTGNEVLITDIETLPAAMAGKGGTRLVP